From the Cytophagales bacterium genome, one window contains:
- the accB gene encoding acetyl-CoA carboxylase biotin carboxyl carrier protein, whose product MKPKEIRDLLDYIVKLELDEVNIETEQFKISIKKYSNQQAQYVDKTSAQKKKISTEPTEGADSETDMLESAEAKQSRVLPRELPGETGGTEETPAIPGPKDKFHTTKSPMIGTFYVSANPESPPFVNVGDVVKKGQTLCVIEAMKLFNEIESDIAGKIVEVLVEDANPVEYDQPLFVIDPS is encoded by the coding sequence ATGAAACCAAAAGAAATACGGGATCTTCTGGACTATATAGTAAAATTAGAACTGGACGAAGTAAACATAGAGACTGAACAATTTAAAATATCAATCAAAAAGTATTCTAATCAACAAGCTCAATATGTTGATAAGACTTCTGCTCAGAAAAAAAAAATATCAACAGAACCAACAGAAGGGGCGGATAGCGAGACAGATATGTTAGAGTCTGCAGAAGCAAAACAGTCCCGAGTACTCCCCCGCGAGTTACCCGGGGAGACAGGCGGGACAGAAGAAACGCCTGCAATCCCGGGTCCAAAGGACAAATTCCATACTACTAAATCACCCATGATTGGTACTTTCTATGTATCAGCTAATCCCGAATCTCCTCCTTTTGTAAATGTGGGAGATGTTGTAAAAAAAGGACAAACGTTGTGTGTCATAGAAGCCATGAAATTGTTTAATGAAATAGAATCTGATATTGCCGGTAAAATTGTAGAGGTCTTGGTTGAAGATGCAAACCCTGTAGAATATGATCAGCCGCTGTTTGTAATAGATCCTTCTTGA
- the accC gene encoding acetyl-CoA carboxylase biotin carboxylase subunit: MFKKILIANRGEIALRIIRTCKEMGIKTVAVYSDADRDSLHVRFADEAVCIGPAPSNLSYLNIQNIIATTEITNADAIHPGYGFLAENAEFSKVCEEYRIKFIGCSPQMINAMGDKAAAKATMKKAGVPIIPGSNSLLQSIKEGIKLAKKIKYPVMLKATAGGGGKGMRLVRNKDEFEKSWNDAKQEANACFGNDWLYLEKFIEDPRHIEIQIAGDKYGNVCHLSERDCTIQRRHQKLVEETPSPVVNEKLRKKMGETAIKGAKAISYEGVGTVEFLVDKHGDFYFMEMNTRIQVEHPITEEVTDFDLIKEQIKIAAGVKISGRNYFPKLHSIECRINAEDPANDFIPSPGTITDCHKPGGHGVRIDTHIYTGYTIPPNYDSLIAKLIVSAPSRQEAIVRMKRALEEFVIEGVKTTIPFHIKLMDNKQFQSGKYDTSFVDNFDFK; this comes from the coding sequence ATGTTTAAAAAAATCCTAATCGCAAACCGCGGAGAAATTGCATTACGCATCATACGTACTTGCAAAGAAATGGGGATAAAAACTGTGGCAGTATATTCAGACGCTGACAGAGATAGCCTCCACGTTAGGTTTGCAGATGAGGCTGTATGTATAGGGCCTGCACCGAGCAATCTTTCTTACCTGAATATTCAAAATATCATTGCTACTACTGAGATCACCAATGCAGATGCTATTCATCCTGGTTATGGGTTCCTGGCTGAAAATGCAGAGTTTTCTAAGGTTTGTGAAGAATACAGGATAAAATTTATTGGGTGTTCGCCTCAAATGATCAATGCTATGGGTGATAAAGCTGCTGCTAAAGCAACTATGAAAAAAGCAGGCGTACCAATCATACCGGGTTCCAATAGCCTGCTTCAATCAATAAAAGAAGGAATAAAGCTGGCTAAAAAAATTAAATACCCGGTGATGTTAAAAGCAACTGCTGGTGGTGGCGGCAAAGGTATGAGGCTCGTACGTAACAAAGATGAATTTGAGAAATCGTGGAATGATGCTAAACAAGAGGCAAATGCGTGTTTTGGAAATGACTGGTTATATCTTGAAAAATTTATTGAAGACCCGAGACACATAGAGATACAAATTGCAGGTGATAAATACGGGAATGTCTGCCATCTTTCTGAGAGGGATTGTACAATTCAGCGAAGACACCAGAAACTTGTAGAAGAAACACCTTCACCTGTTGTTAACGAAAAATTGAGGAAAAAAATGGGTGAAACTGCAATTAAAGGTGCAAAAGCAATTAGTTACGAAGGCGTGGGTACTGTTGAATTTCTTGTGGATAAACATGGTGATTTCTATTTCATGGAAATGAATACCCGTATCCAGGTTGAACATCCTATTACAGAAGAAGTAACCGATTTTGACCTGATCAAAGAACAAATAAAGATTGCTGCGGGCGTGAAAATATCAGGAAGAAATTATTTTCCTAAACTTCATTCAATAGAGTGCAGGATAAATGCCGAAGACCCGGCTAATGATTTCATACCTTCGCCCGGCACTATCACCGACTGTCATAAACCCGGGGGACATGGTGTGCGCATAGATACGCACATCTATACCGGTTATACCATACCACCAAACTATGATTCATTGATCGCCAAGCTCATCGTGAGTGCCCCGTCCCGTCAGGAAGCAATTGTGAGAATGAAAAGGGCATTGGAGGAGTTTGTGATTGAAGGCGTGAAAACTACAATCCCATTTCATATCAAACTGATGGATAATAAACAATTTCAATCAGGCAAATACGATACTTCCTTTGTTGATAATTTTGATTTTAAATAG